The Micromonospora sp. M71_S20 genome has a window encoding:
- a CDS encoding response regulator yields MEPAGDRPDVILVVDDDEDIARFVAFNLRLHGFEVIHASDGQEALEVIERQRPDLAVVDLMMPRIDGLELTRRLRADPMTSALPVIMLTAKGMTVDKVHGLSAGADDYLVKPFDTAELVARVSSTLRRNKEFREVSPLTGLPGNSRIRREISDRVRSGVDYAVGYIDIDRFKSVNDRYGFVRGDDFISALARSLHRAVVSVGLPPAFLGHVGGDDFVIVCAPEQVRPLTSRVSADFEKAADSLYDPVDAARGYVELKDRRGNIRRAALVTLSIGVSLSDSGKRFTDPLEAIAVASEMKTVAKSQPGSYVAVDRRRGVT; encoded by the coding sequence GTGGAACCGGCCGGGGACCGTCCGGACGTCATCCTCGTCGTCGACGACGACGAGGACATCGCGCGTTTCGTCGCGTTCAACCTCCGGCTGCACGGCTTCGAGGTGATCCACGCCAGCGACGGGCAGGAGGCGCTCGAGGTGATCGAGCGCCAGCGCCCCGACCTGGCGGTGGTCGACCTGATGATGCCGCGCATCGACGGGCTGGAGCTGACCCGGCGGCTGCGCGCCGACCCGATGACCTCCGCCCTGCCGGTGATCATGCTGACCGCCAAGGGCATGACGGTGGACAAGGTGCACGGGCTCAGCGCCGGCGCCGACGACTACCTGGTCAAGCCCTTCGACACCGCCGAACTGGTCGCCCGGGTCAGCTCCACGCTGCGCCGCAACAAGGAGTTCCGCGAGGTCTCGCCGCTGACCGGGCTGCCCGGCAACAGCCGGATCCGCCGGGAGATCTCCGACCGCGTCCGCAGCGGGGTCGACTACGCCGTCGGCTACATCGACATCGACCGGTTCAAGAGCGTCAACGACCGGTACGGCTTCGTCCGCGGCGACGACTTCATCTCGGCCCTGGCCCGCAGCCTGCACCGGGCGGTGGTCTCGGTCGGGCTGCCGCCGGCCTTTCTGGGGCACGTCGGCGGGGACGACTTCGTCATCGTCTGCGCCCCGGAACAGGTCCGGCCGCTCACCTCCCGGGTCTCCGCAGACTTCGAGAAGGCCGCCGACTCGCTCTACGACCCGGTCGACGCCGCGCGCGGCTACGTGGAGCTGAAGGACCGCCGGGGCAACATCCGGCGGGCCGCCCTGGTCACCCTCTCGATCGGCGTGTCCCTCTCCGACTCCGGCAAGCGGTTCACCGACCCGCTGGAGGCGATCGCGGTCGCCTCCGAGATGAAGACGGTGGCCAAGAGCCAACCCGGCTCGTACGTGGCGGTGGACCGCCGGCGCGGGGTCACCTGA
- the rpe gene encoding ribulose-phosphate 3-epimerase encodes MTVPPPIVAPSILAADFARLAEEVRAVENAADWLHVDVMDNHFVPNLTIGLPVVQSLRAATELPFDVHLMIEDPRRWAPGYADAGAYNVTFHAEACDDPVALAKDLRSAGAKAGLAIDRDTPIEPYLELLPSFDTLLIMTIKAGFGGQRFIPQLLDKVRTARRHVDAGHLELRIEVDGGIAADTIAQASEAGADAFVAGTAVYGADDPAEAVRKLRALAERAAPGA; translated from the coding sequence GTGACCGTACCGCCGCCGATCGTCGCGCCCAGCATCCTCGCCGCCGATTTCGCCCGCCTCGCCGAGGAGGTCCGTGCCGTCGAGAACGCCGCGGACTGGCTGCACGTGGATGTCATGGACAACCACTTCGTGCCCAACCTGACCATCGGGCTGCCCGTGGTGCAGAGCCTGCGGGCCGCCACCGAGCTGCCCTTCGACGTGCACCTGATGATCGAGGACCCGCGCCGGTGGGCGCCCGGGTACGCCGACGCCGGGGCGTACAACGTCACCTTCCACGCCGAGGCGTGCGACGACCCGGTGGCCCTGGCCAAGGACCTGCGCTCGGCGGGGGCCAAGGCCGGGCTGGCGATCGACCGGGACACCCCGATCGAGCCGTACCTGGAGCTGCTGCCGAGCTTCGACACGCTGCTGATCATGACCATCAAGGCCGGCTTCGGCGGGCAGCGGTTCATCCCGCAGCTGCTGGACAAGGTGCGTACGGCCCGCCGGCACGTCGACGCCGGCCACCTCGAACTGCGCATCGAGGTCGACGGCGGCATCGCCGCCGACACCATCGCCCAGGCTTCCGAGGCGGGTGCCGACGCGTTCGTCGCCGGCACCGCCGTCTACGGCGCCGACGACCCCGCCGAGGCCGTCCGGAAGCTGCGGGCACTCGCGGAGCGCGCCGCCCCCGGGGCCTGA
- a CDS encoding septum formation family protein, which translates to MRRWLAALALAGTLTVLLSGCVRPGGSDGDLTDDWPALRAPQLFVPATDACLPRITAVVQARTYEAVDCSRNHLAETVHVGSFAGPAADGDRPEPGSATLRPARAECDQRAREVLGGDWHAARITLTVALPSAPAWRGGARWFRCDLSETGSIDNTRPVNRTGSLRGAMIGDSPLLHRCFDPKLIGDNLNYMAPVLCTEPHRAEFVGVYLERDVTWAEFGRSHRQAHTRCMALIAAFAEVPNNSDLPYRAGSIFYPPSQREWQEGDRGVRCFLWSDDRKLTRSMRGAGPQGLPAS; encoded by the coding sequence ATGCGACGGTGGCTCGCGGCGCTGGCGCTGGCCGGCACGCTGACGGTCCTGCTGTCCGGCTGCGTACGACCGGGCGGCTCCGACGGCGACCTCACCGACGACTGGCCGGCGCTGCGGGCGCCGCAGCTGTTCGTGCCGGCCACGGACGCCTGCCTGCCCCGGATCACCGCCGTCGTGCAGGCGCGCACCTACGAGGCGGTGGACTGCTCCCGCAACCACCTGGCCGAGACCGTGCACGTGGGCAGCTTCGCCGGCCCGGCCGCCGACGGCGACCGGCCCGAACCGGGATCCGCGACCCTGCGTCCCGCCCGCGCCGAGTGCGACCAGCGGGCCCGCGAGGTGCTCGGCGGCGACTGGCACGCCGCCCGCATCACGCTCACCGTCGCGCTGCCCTCCGCCCCCGCGTGGCGCGGGGGCGCCCGCTGGTTCCGCTGCGACCTGAGCGAGACCGGCAGCATCGACAACACCCGGCCGGTGAACCGCACGGGCAGCCTGCGGGGCGCGATGATCGGCGACTCCCCGCTGCTGCACCGCTGCTTCGACCCGAAGCTGATCGGCGACAACCTGAACTACATGGCACCGGTGCTGTGCACCGAGCCGCACCGCGCCGAGTTCGTCGGCGTCTACCTGGAGCGGGACGTCACCTGGGCCGAGTTCGGCCGGTCCCACCGGCAGGCGCACACGCGCTGCATGGCGCTCATCGCCGCCTTCGCCGAGGTGCCCAACAACAGCGACCTGCCGTACCGGGCGGGCTCGATCTTCTATCCCCCGTCGCAGCGGGAGTGGCAGGAGGGCGACCGGGGGGTGCGGTGTTTCCTGTGGAGCGACGACCGGAAGCTGACCCGCTCCATGCGGGGCGCCGGCCCGCAAGGGTTGCCCGCGAGCTGA
- a CDS encoding septum formation family protein, translating to MRRWWTAATVGAVAALALTGCGTPAGTDRDLTDDWPAPAAPQAFVPAAGVCHAGVQDVGYLTAYHPVDCAASHRTETVHVGTLTGAGADRVTPPPAGSAGMRAARAECDAKVNQVVGGDWRAGRLGLSVVLPSPQAWGGGARWFRCDLSEQTSLDEAAAKARTGSLKGALSGAAPLAHRCFNPKTRADEVREMVPVACTSKHRAEFVGVWQAPDTSYDDFSRDTRKVHRACRTLIAKYARVPDNGDLQYRAGSIYYHPFEREWRNGNRGVQCFLWVSDRNLTRSVKGAGTRGLPVT from the coding sequence ATGCGACGGTGGTGGACGGCGGCCACGGTGGGCGCGGTGGCGGCCCTGGCGCTCACCGGTTGCGGCACCCCGGCCGGCACCGACCGTGACCTGACCGACGACTGGCCGGCGCCCGCCGCGCCGCAGGCGTTCGTGCCCGCCGCCGGGGTCTGCCACGCCGGCGTGCAGGACGTCGGCTACCTCACCGCCTACCACCCCGTCGACTGCGCGGCGTCACACCGCACGGAGACCGTGCACGTCGGCACGCTGACCGGGGCGGGGGCCGACCGGGTCACGCCCCCGCCGGCCGGCTCGGCCGGCATGCGCGCCGCCCGCGCCGAGTGCGACGCGAAGGTCAACCAGGTGGTCGGCGGCGACTGGCGGGCCGGCCGGCTCGGGCTGAGCGTGGTGCTGCCGTCGCCGCAGGCGTGGGGCGGCGGCGCCCGCTGGTTCCGCTGCGACCTGAGCGAGCAGACCAGCCTCGACGAGGCCGCCGCGAAGGCCCGCACGGGCAGCCTGAAGGGCGCCCTGAGCGGCGCCGCCCCGCTCGCCCACCGCTGCTTCAACCCGAAGACGCGGGCCGACGAGGTGCGGGAGATGGTGCCGGTGGCCTGCACCAGCAAGCACCGCGCCGAGTTCGTCGGCGTGTGGCAGGCCCCCGACACCAGCTACGACGACTTCAGCCGGGACACCCGGAAGGTGCACCGGGCGTGCCGGACGCTGATCGCGAAGTACGCCAGGGTGCCGGACAACGGCGACCTGCAGTACCGGGCCGGCTCGATCTACTACCACCCGTTCGAGCGGGAGTGGCGCAACGGCAACCGGGGCGTGCAGTGCTTCCTGTGGGTCAGCGACCGCAACCTCACCAGGTCGGTGAAGGGCGCCGGCACGAGGGGCCTGCCGGTCACCTGA
- a CDS encoding M28 family peptidase translates to MKRRILTAGLALAVVTGGMAAPTAAPASAAPAAGVLAPAAQALAAPDIAIADVQAHLTQFQSIATQNGGNRRAGSAGYTASVAYVKTKLQAAGYTVTEQVCTDCTYRSNNLIAEWPGGPADQVVMFGAHLDGVSAGPGINDNATGSAALLENALVLARQNPTMTKRVRFAWWTDEEQGLNGSDFYVRSLSATQRGYVKGYYNFDMVGSTNGGYFINRITSTTAAPLKAYWDSLNIQPEENVEGQGRSDDYSFQQAGIPTSGYAAGASARKTSAQAAKWGGTSGSAYDPCYHRSCDTTSNVSATVLNRSADGIAYAVWQLAVGTGTNDFSVAVSPTSGSVQRGASTTATVATATTGGTAQTVSLLATGAPAGVTVSFSPSSVASGGSATMTVSASASAPVGTYTLTVTGAGSGGVSRSASYTLTVGGGGGCAGGQLIGNGGFESGSSPWTASSGVITNDTRQPARTGSYKAWLLGYGSTRTETLSQSVTIPAGCASYTLSFWLHVDTAETTTSTAYDRLVVQVGTATLATYSNLNAAAGYTQRSFNVAGYAGQTVTLKFTGTEDASLQTSFVVDDVTLQAS, encoded by the coding sequence ATGAAACGAAGAATCCTGACCGCCGGCCTCGCGCTCGCCGTCGTCACCGGCGGCATGGCGGCGCCGACCGCCGCGCCGGCGTCGGCGGCCCCGGCCGCCGGCGTGCTCGCGCCCGCCGCGCAGGCCCTGGCCGCGCCGGACATCGCGATCGCCGACGTCCAGGCCCACCTGACGCAGTTCCAGAGCATCGCCACCCAGAACGGCGGCAACCGGCGGGCCGGCTCCGCCGGCTACACGGCCTCCGTCGCGTACGTCAAGACGAAGCTCCAGGCCGCCGGGTACACGGTGACCGAGCAGGTCTGCACCGACTGCACCTACCGGTCGAACAACCTGATCGCCGAGTGGCCGGGCGGCCCCGCCGACCAGGTCGTCATGTTCGGCGCGCACCTCGACGGCGTCTCCGCCGGCCCGGGCATCAACGACAACGCCACCGGCTCGGCCGCGCTGCTGGAGAACGCGCTGGTGCTGGCCCGGCAGAACCCGACGATGACCAAGCGGGTCCGGTTCGCCTGGTGGACCGACGAGGAGCAGGGCCTCAACGGCTCGGACTTCTACGTGCGTTCCCTCAGCGCCACCCAGCGGGGATACGTCAAGGGCTACTACAACTTCGACATGGTGGGCTCCACCAACGGCGGCTACTTCATCAACCGGATCACCTCCACCACCGCCGCCCCGCTGAAGGCGTACTGGGACTCGCTGAACATCCAGCCCGAGGAGAACGTCGAGGGCCAGGGACGCTCCGACGACTACTCGTTCCAGCAGGCCGGCATCCCGACCTCCGGGTACGCTGCCGGCGCCAGCGCCCGGAAGACCTCGGCGCAGGCCGCCAAGTGGGGCGGCACGTCCGGCTCGGCGTACGACCCGTGCTACCACCGGTCCTGCGACACCACCTCGAACGTCAGCGCCACGGTGCTCAACCGCAGCGCCGACGGGATCGCGTACGCCGTCTGGCAGCTCGCTGTGGGCACGGGAACCAACGACTTCTCGGTCGCGGTGAGCCCGACGTCGGGTTCGGTGCAGCGGGGCGCGTCCACCACGGCGACGGTCGCCACGGCCACCACCGGCGGCACCGCACAGACGGTCAGCCTGTTGGCGACCGGCGCCCCGGCGGGTGTCACCGTGTCCTTCAGCCCGTCGTCGGTCGCCTCCGGCGGCTCCGCCACCATGACGGTCAGCGCGTCGGCCTCGGCCCCGGTGGGCACGTACACCCTCACGGTCACCGGCGCGGGCTCCGGCGGCGTCTCGCGCTCGGCCAGCTACACCCTGACCGTCGGTGGGGGTGGCGGTTGCGCCGGCGGACAGCTCATCGGCAACGGTGGGTTCGAAAGCGGGTCGTCGCCGTGGACCGCCTCGTCGGGTGTCATCACGAACGACACCCGCCAGCCGGCGCGGACGGGTTCGTACAAGGCGTGGCTGCTGGGGTACGGCTCGACGCGGACCGAGACGTTGTCGCAGTCGGTGACGATCCCGGCGGGCTGTGCGAGCTACACGCTGTCGTTCTGGCTGCACGTCGACACGGCGGAGACGACGACGAGCACCGCGTACGACCGGTTGGTCGTGCAGGTGGGGACGGCCACGCTGGCGACGTACTCGAACCTGAACGCGGCGGCGGGCTACACGCAGCGGTCGTTCAACGTGGCCGGGTACGCGGGACAGACGGTGACGCTGAAGTTCACCGGCACGGAGGACGCCTCGTTGCAGACCAGCTTCGTCGTCGACGACGTGACGCTCCAGGCCAGCTAG
- a CDS encoding VOC family protein — MIGTLWTVALDTRDIAGLARFYQELAGWRQIHAEDDWITMTTNDGWRVAAQLAPDHVAPRWPDPARPQQAHLDLRVPDLAAATARAQELGATLLRRNERWHTLADPAGHPFDLCLNADDPRTTLAGVMLDCPDARALSVFYAELLGKPVTYEGDGMAMIGEDGAQPVLFQQVADYSPPRWPDPAHPQQIHLDVRVDDVAAAESAALALGATRLPGEGDNWRVYADPAGKPFCFVWDLDQG; from the coding sequence ATGATCGGCACCTTGTGGACCGTCGCCCTGGACACCCGTGACATCGCCGGTCTGGCGAGGTTCTACCAGGAGCTGGCCGGGTGGCGGCAGATCCATGCCGAGGACGACTGGATCACGATGACCACCAACGACGGCTGGCGGGTGGCGGCCCAGCTCGCGCCGGACCACGTGGCACCGCGGTGGCCGGATCCCGCCCGCCCCCAGCAGGCCCATCTCGACCTGCGGGTGCCCGACCTGGCGGCGGCCACCGCCCGGGCGCAGGAGCTGGGCGCGACGCTGCTGCGTCGCAACGAGCGGTGGCACACCCTGGCCGACCCCGCCGGGCACCCGTTCGACCTGTGCCTCAACGCCGACGACCCGCGCACCACGCTGGCGGGCGTGATGCTGGACTGCCCCGACGCCAGGGCGCTCAGCGTGTTCTACGCGGAACTGCTCGGCAAGCCGGTGACCTACGAGGGCGACGGCATGGCGATGATCGGCGAGGACGGCGCCCAACCGGTGCTGTTCCAGCAGGTGGCCGACTACTCGCCGCCGCGCTGGCCCGACCCGGCCCACCCGCAGCAGATCCACCTCGACGTGCGGGTCGACGACGTGGCGGCGGCCGAGTCGGCGGCGCTCGCGCTCGGCGCCACCCGCCTGCCCGGCGAGGGGGACAACTGGCGGGTGTACGCCGATCCCGCCGGCAAGCCCTTCTGCTTCGTCTGGGACCTCGACCAGGGGTGA
- a CDS encoding RsmB/NOP family class I SAM-dependent RNA methyltransferase, translating into MTGTSEGPSGDRLSGERRGERSDGERRGERSDSGRFGGERSGGREQRPAGGQRGERPARGGQWGARAGGDRRDGGRRPPARPTVDLPRQVAYEAVAAVHRDDAYANLVLPSLLRDAGLVGRDAAFATELTYGTLRHLGTLDAILSDAAGRDVQRIDPPVRDALRLGAYQLLHTRVPAHAAVSSTVDLVRAVGPGATGFANAVLREVAGRDADAWVAKLAPSAESDPVGHLALAYSHPQWIVRAFAEALGGDLGETTRLLIEDNERPPVHLCARPGLADAAELADEAGGAPGAFSPYAVYLSGGAPGDLPALAQGRAHVQDEGSQLVANALAVAPLDGPDGRWLDLCAGPGGKSGLLGALAAQRDARLTAVEVSEHRARLVEQATRGLPVTVLHTDGRTVGADPKLPEAHFDRVLVDAPCTGLGSLRRRPESRWRRQPSDLPPLTRLQRELLAAALRATRPGGLVAYVTCSPHTVETHVTVTEAARRSGVPVDFVDARPLLPAGMPGLGDGPTVQLWPHRHGTDAMFLAMLRRT; encoded by the coding sequence GTGACGGGCACTTCGGAAGGGCCCTCGGGCGACCGGCTCTCCGGCGAACGGCGCGGTGAGCGCTCCGACGGCGAACGACGCGGTGAGCGCTCCGACAGCGGGCGTTTCGGCGGTGAGCGCTCCGGCGGGCGCGAGCAGCGTCCCGCGGGCGGCCAGCGCGGCGAGCGGCCGGCACGGGGCGGCCAGTGGGGTGCCCGAGCCGGCGGCGACCGCCGCGACGGCGGCCGGCGCCCCCCTGCCCGCCCGACGGTCGACCTGCCCCGCCAGGTGGCCTACGAGGCGGTCGCGGCGGTGCACCGGGACGACGCGTACGCCAACCTGGTGCTCCCGTCACTCCTGCGCGACGCGGGGCTGGTCGGCCGCGACGCCGCCTTCGCCACCGAACTGACCTACGGCACGCTGCGCCACCTCGGCACCCTCGACGCGATCCTCAGCGACGCCGCCGGGCGGGACGTGCAGCGCATCGACCCGCCGGTGCGCGACGCGCTGCGGCTCGGGGCGTACCAGCTGCTGCACACGCGGGTGCCGGCGCACGCCGCGGTCTCCTCGACCGTCGACCTGGTCCGGGCGGTGGGCCCCGGCGCGACGGGCTTCGCCAACGCGGTGCTGCGCGAGGTCGCCGGCCGTGACGCCGATGCCTGGGTGGCCAAGCTGGCCCCGTCGGCGGAGAGCGACCCGGTCGGGCACCTGGCCCTGGCGTACAGCCATCCGCAGTGGATCGTGCGGGCCTTCGCCGAGGCGCTCGGCGGCGACCTCGGCGAGACCACCCGGCTGCTCATCGAGGACAACGAGCGCCCGCCGGTGCACCTGTGCGCCCGGCCCGGGCTGGCCGATGCGGCGGAGCTGGCCGACGAGGCCGGCGGCGCACCGGGGGCCTTCTCCCCGTACGCGGTCTATCTCTCCGGCGGCGCGCCCGGCGACCTGCCGGCGCTCGCGCAGGGGCGTGCCCACGTGCAGGACGAGGGCTCCCAGCTGGTGGCCAACGCCCTGGCGGTGGCCCCGCTCGACGGCCCGGACGGGCGCTGGCTGGACCTGTGCGCCGGCCCGGGCGGCAAGTCCGGCCTGCTCGGCGCCCTGGCCGCCCAGCGGGACGCGCGGCTGACCGCGGTCGAGGTCTCCGAGCACCGGGCCCGGCTGGTCGAACAGGCCACCCGCGGCCTGCCGGTGACCGTGCTGCACACCGACGGCCGCACCGTCGGCGCGGACCCGAAGCTGCCGGAGGCGCACTTCGACCGGGTGCTCGTCGACGCGCCCTGCACGGGGCTCGGGTCGCTGCGCCGTCGCCCGGAGTCCCGCTGGCGGCGCCAGCCCTCGGACCTGCCGCCGCTGACCCGGTTGCAGCGCGAGCTGCTGGCCGCGGCGCTGCGCGCGACCCGCCCGGGTGGGCTGGTCGCCTACGTGACGTGCTCCCCGCACACCGTGGAGACGCACGTGACGGTGACCGAGGCGGCCCGCCGCTCCGGCGTGCCGGTCGACTTCGTCGACGCCCGGCCCCTGCTGCCGGCGGGCATGCCCGGCCTCGGCGACGGGCCGACGGTGCAGCTGTGGCCGCACCGGCACGGCACCGACGCGATGTTCCTCGCGATGCTCCGCCGCACCTGA
- the fmt gene encoding methionyl-tRNA formyltransferase: MRVIFAGTPAVAVPALAAVAASRHELLAVVTRPDAPAGRGRGLVRSPVGAWADEHGIEVLTPARPREPEFQDRLRELAPDCVPVVAYGALVPPAALEIPRHGWINLHFSLLPAWRGAAPVQHAVLHGDELTGASVFQLEEGLDTGPVYGTLTDEIRPTDTSGDLLERLAHSGAGLLVAVLDAIDDGTARAEPQPADGVSLAPKLTVEDARVRWSDPAFAVDRRIRACTPAPGPWTTFRGERVKLGPVTPVPDGPELKPGELLVEKSRVLAGTATTPVRLGEVRAAGKRAMPATDWARGVRVAAGEEVA; this comes from the coding sequence GTGCGTGTGATCTTCGCCGGTACGCCGGCCGTCGCCGTTCCCGCCCTGGCCGCCGTGGCGGCCTCCCGTCACGAACTCCTCGCCGTGGTCACCCGGCCGGACGCCCCCGCGGGGCGCGGCCGCGGGCTGGTCCGCTCCCCGGTGGGGGCGTGGGCCGACGAGCACGGGATCGAGGTGCTCACCCCCGCCCGGCCGCGTGAGCCGGAGTTCCAGGACCGGCTGCGTGAGCTGGCCCCCGACTGCGTCCCCGTGGTCGCGTACGGCGCGCTGGTGCCGCCGGCCGCCCTGGAGATCCCCCGCCACGGCTGGATCAACCTGCACTTCTCGCTGCTGCCCGCCTGGCGTGGGGCCGCGCCGGTGCAGCACGCCGTGCTGCACGGCGACGAGCTGACCGGGGCGAGTGTGTTCCAACTGGAGGAAGGGCTGGACACCGGTCCGGTCTACGGCACGCTGACCGACGAGATCCGTCCGACCGACACGTCCGGCGACCTGCTGGAGCGGCTGGCCCACTCCGGCGCCGGCCTGCTGGTGGCCGTCCTCGACGCGATCGACGACGGCACGGCCCGGGCCGAGCCGCAGCCCGCCGACGGGGTGTCGCTGGCGCCGAAGCTGACCGTGGAGGACGCCCGGGTGCGCTGGTCCGATCCCGCCTTCGCGGTGGACCGGCGGATCCGGGCCTGCACCCCGGCGCCCGGCCCGTGGACGACGTTCCGGGGCGAGCGCGTCAAGCTGGGCCCGGTCACCCCGGTGCCCGACGGCCCGGAGTTGAAGCCGGGCGAGCTGCTGGTGGAGAAGTCCCGGGTGCTGGCCGGCACGGCCACCACCCCGGTGCGGCTCGGCGAGGTCCGGGCGGCGGGCAAGCGGGCGATGCCGGCGACCGACTGGGCGCGGGGCGTCCGGGTCGCCGCAGGGGAGGAAGTCGCGTGA
- the def gene encoding peptide deformylase yields the protein MTVQPIRLFGDPVLRTPADPVVDFDVELRKLVADLTDTMREQNGAGLAAPQLGVGLRVFTFDVDDVVGHLVNPVLEFPDAEEQDGPEGCLSIPGLYFDTKRRQNVIAKGFNGYGDPMQIVGTGLMARCVQHETDHLDGVLFVDRLDPAGRKEAMKAIRQAEWYDPATPPTVKLNPHASGSPFGLGR from the coding sequence GTGACCGTCCAGCCCATCCGTCTGTTCGGGGATCCGGTGCTGCGCACGCCGGCCGATCCGGTGGTCGACTTCGACGTCGAGCTGCGCAAGCTCGTCGCCGACCTGACCGACACGATGCGTGAGCAGAACGGCGCCGGTCTCGCCGCGCCGCAGCTCGGTGTGGGCCTGCGGGTGTTCACCTTCGACGTCGACGACGTGGTCGGCCACCTGGTCAACCCGGTGCTGGAGTTCCCCGACGCCGAGGAGCAGGACGGTCCCGAGGGCTGCCTGTCCATCCCCGGCCTCTACTTCGACACCAAGCGCCGGCAGAACGTGATCGCCAAGGGCTTCAACGGCTACGGCGACCCGATGCAGATCGTCGGCACCGGTCTGATGGCGCGCTGCGTGCAGCACGAGACCGACCACCTCGACGGGGTGCTCTTCGTGGACCGGCTGGACCCGGCCGGGCGCAAGGAGGCGATGAAGGCGATCCGCCAGGCGGAGTGGTACGACCCGGCCACCCCGCCGACGGTCAAGCTCAACCCGCACGCCTCCGGCAGCCCCTTCGGCCTGGGTCGGTGA
- a CDS encoding cytochrome P450 — protein MDAADAVALLMSPGGRIDPYPTYERLRALGPVVQAGPAMYAVTGYAEADELLRDPRVGVLDDALRDRFMPGWRDSPAIASISRSMLRTNPPDHSRMRRLAAGAFTPRRIAAMRDVVAAQAEELVDAMAERGADGEPVDFLAEFAYPLPVGVICALLGVPAADRPLFRRWAADLTGVLEPVITPDELAVADRGAIELRDYFAELVAARRRTPADDLTTALVQVHDTDGERLSGDELLANLVVLLVAGFETTTNLLGNGLAVLLAHPRAADALRGHPQLAPAYVEELLRYDPPVQLTTRLSSAAVTVGGVEVPAGGWVLLLLAAANRDPRRYPEPERFDPWRAQSHPLSFGAGPHYCLGAGLARLEAQVAFPLLLRRLPGLALAAPPRHRSRLVLRGYESLPVTIDTQRSAPLRGTPAGAADGTP, from the coding sequence ATGGACGCTGCCGACGCCGTCGCGCTGCTCATGTCGCCGGGAGGGCGGATCGACCCCTACCCGACGTACGAGCGGCTGCGCGCCCTCGGGCCGGTGGTCCAGGCCGGTCCGGCGATGTACGCGGTCACCGGCTACGCCGAGGCCGACGAGCTGCTGCGTGACCCCCGGGTCGGGGTGCTCGACGACGCGCTGCGCGACCGGTTCATGCCGGGCTGGCGGGACAGCCCCGCGATCGCGTCGATCTCCCGGTCGATGCTGCGCACCAACCCGCCCGACCACAGCCGGATGCGCCGGCTGGCGGCGGGGGCCTTCACCCCCCGCCGGATCGCCGCCATGCGGGACGTGGTGGCGGCCCAGGCCGAGGAGCTGGTCGACGCCATGGCGGAGCGGGGCGCGGACGGCGAGCCCGTCGACTTCCTGGCAGAGTTCGCGTACCCGCTGCCGGTCGGGGTGATCTGCGCGCTGCTCGGCGTGCCGGCGGCGGACCGGCCGCTGTTCCGGCGCTGGGCGGCCGACCTGACCGGGGTGCTGGAGCCGGTGATCACGCCGGACGAGCTGGCCGTGGCCGACCGGGGCGCGATCGAGCTGCGCGACTACTTCGCCGAGCTGGTCGCAGCCCGCCGACGTACGCCGGCCGACGACCTGACCACCGCGCTGGTGCAGGTGCACGACACCGACGGTGAGCGGCTCTCCGGCGACGAGCTGCTGGCCAACCTGGTGGTGCTGCTGGTCGCCGGCTTCGAGACGACCACCAACCTGCTCGGCAACGGCCTGGCCGTGCTGCTGGCGCACCCGCGCGCGGCCGACGCGTTGCGCGGGCATCCGCAGCTCGCCCCGGCGTACGTCGAGGAACTGCTCCGCTACGACCCACCGGTGCAGCTCACCACCCGGCTGAGCAGCGCGGCGGTCACCGTGGGCGGCGTCGAGGTGCCCGCCGGCGGCTGGGTCCTGCTGCTGCTCGCCGCGGCCAACCGGGATCCCCGGCGTTACCCCGAGCCGGAACGCTTCGACCCGTGGCGGGCCCAGAGCCATCCGCTGTCCTTCGGCGCCGGTCCGCACTACTGTCTCGGGGCCGGCCTGGCCCGGCTGGAGGCGCAGGTCGCCTTCCCGCTGCTGCTGCGCCGGCTGCCCGGGCTCGCCCTGGCCGCCCCGCCGCGGCACCGGTCCCGGCTGGTCCTGCGCGGCTACGAGAGCCTCCCCGTGACCATCGACACGCAACGGTCCGCGCCGCTTCGCGGCACGCCGGCCGGGGCGGCCGACGGCACTCCGTAG